One stretch of Filifactor alocis ATCC 35896 DNA includes these proteins:
- the asnS gene encoding asparagine--tRNA ligase: MKSIDIRALFRNSKDYVGKEIVVEGWIRTNRSSKSFGFIELNDGTFFKNLQVVYEENLTDFKKISKLCIATAISVKGTLVETPGAKQPFEIKASEIIVEAESSPEFPLQKKRHTFEYLRTISHLRPRGNTYAAVFRVRSIAAYAIHKFFQERNFVYVNTPIITGSDAEGAGEMFHVTTFDFNNIPKNSDNSIDYTKDFFKKSTNLTVSGQLEGECYALAYKNIYTFGPTFRSENSNTARHAAEFWMIEPEIAFSDLNGYMDLAEEMIKFIIDYVLEHAPEEMEFFNSFIDKGLLDRLNHVASSDFKRITYTEAVELLQKSDKKFEYPIEWGSDLQTEHERYLTEEVFKKPLFVTDYPKDIKAFYMRINDDNKTVAAADLLVPGIGEIIGGSQREERLNVLSERMKDIGLNEDDYWWYMELRKYGGVKHAGYGLGFERMIMYLTGMSNIRDVIPFPRTVGTAEF, encoded by the coding sequence ATGAAAAGCATTGATATTAGAGCTTTGTTTCGTAACAGTAAAGATTATGTAGGAAAAGAAATTGTAGTAGAGGGTTGGATAAGAACTAATCGTTCGTCCAAAAGTTTCGGGTTTATCGAGTTGAACGACGGAACTTTTTTCAAAAATCTTCAAGTTGTGTATGAAGAAAATTTAACTGATTTTAAAAAAATTTCTAAATTATGTATTGCTACTGCAATTAGTGTAAAAGGAACACTGGTTGAAACTCCCGGAGCGAAACAGCCTTTTGAAATAAAGGCATCTGAGATTATTGTGGAAGCTGAATCTTCACCGGAGTTTCCGCTGCAGAAAAAAAGACATACATTTGAATATTTAAGAACAATTTCTCACTTGAGACCAAGAGGGAATACTTATGCTGCAGTATTTAGAGTTCGATCTATAGCGGCATATGCGATACACAAATTTTTTCAAGAAAGGAATTTTGTATATGTAAATACACCTATTATCACCGGTTCTGATGCAGAAGGCGCGGGTGAAATGTTTCATGTTACAACCTTTGATTTTAACAATATTCCTAAAAATTCGGACAACAGTATAGATTATACAAAAGATTTTTTTAAAAAGTCAACAAACTTGACAGTAAGCGGTCAATTAGAAGGAGAGTGTTATGCTCTTGCATATAAAAATATATATACCTTCGGGCCTACTTTTCGTTCGGAAAATTCAAATACAGCACGACATGCTGCTGAATTTTGGATGATTGAGCCGGAAATTGCCTTTTCTGATTTAAATGGATATATGGATTTAGCCGAAGAAATGATAAAATTTATCATTGATTATGTATTGGAGCATGCCCCTGAGGAAATGGAATTTTTTAATTCTTTTATAGATAAAGGATTATTAGATAGGTTGAATCATGTTGCATCTTCTGATTTTAAGAGAATTACCTATACAGAAGCAGTTGAGTTGTTACAAAAGTCAGATAAGAAATTTGAATATCCGATAGAGTGGGGTAGTGATTTGCAAACAGAACACGAACGTTATTTAACAGAAGAAGTGTTTAAGAAACCTCTTTTTGTTACGGATTATCCAAAGGATATTAAAGCATTCTATATGAGAATAAATGATGATAATAAGACAGTAGCAGCGGCAGATTTATTAGTTCCGGGTATTGGAGAAATTATTGGAGGTTCTCAAAGGGAAGAAAGACTAAATGTTCTTTCTGAACGCATGAAAGATATCGGGTTGAATGAAGATGACTATTGGTGGTACATGGAATTGCGTAAATATGGCGGTGTGAAACATGCAGGTTATGGATTAGGATTTGAAAGAATGATTATGTATCTGACAGGAATGAGTAACATTAGAGATGTGATTCCATTCCCAAGAACAGTTGGAACAGCAGAGTTTTAG
- a CDS encoding GAF domain-containing SpoIIE family protein phosphatase has product MGLSEVRNHANLILNIIRLITKKENFYDVKNEVMESVRSVIPCEKISINMIPKENAKEVQLVYSYTNKSSFGEGIESNLDDIISLPRESYSDFIWNAVSEGIYSYTFSDEKNYQQRAVFPIITSQGIDGFIYFLFKKNFFLSRDNICFLEEIGLLLGISIERTELNKKILESKMRQREMAIAFDMQQNVMSENNLLFLNGGRINYLYKYGETMKYLPKLSKRLGGDYCEIIPFENRSALVFIADVMGHGASSNYFVPMMKGILKTCVSMGVVEPKNLMNQMNQLLMKELDKANLFITAQAVYINFEDNMLYITNAGHTEPILFSQNEDMFWYSYIGENKGLPLGIDSSVQYTQNQISADEYDMLLLYTDGILEATNIDGIEYGTDGIIDFCRKNKGKGYENFVERLYEDVLEYIRHTDTVLQDDTMLIGVELGTIQKDS; this is encoded by the coding sequence ATGGGATTATCTGAGGTTAGAAATCATGCAAATTTAATTCTTAATATCATTCGACTCATTACAAAAAAGGAAAATTTCTATGATGTAAAAAATGAGGTAATGGAATCTGTCCGCAGCGTAATTCCTTGTGAAAAAATTTCGATTAATATGATACCTAAAGAAAATGCTAAAGAGGTTCAGCTGGTATATTCTTATACAAATAAATCATCTTTCGGAGAAGGAATAGAATCAAACTTGGATGATATTATTTCTTTGCCAAGAGAAAGTTATTCGGACTTTATATGGAATGCAGTTTCGGAAGGGATTTACTCATATACTTTTAGTGATGAAAAAAACTACCAACAGAGAGCAGTGTTTCCGATTATAACAAGTCAAGGAATAGATGGCTTCATTTATTTTTTGTTTAAAAAAAATTTTTTCTTATCGAGGGATAACATTTGTTTTTTAGAGGAGATTGGTTTATTGCTTGGTATCTCTATTGAAAGAACAGAGTTGAATAAAAAGATATTAGAGTCTAAGATGAGACAAAGGGAAATGGCAATAGCATTTGATATGCAACAAAATGTAATGAGTGAAAATAATTTATTGTTTTTAAATGGAGGACGAATTAACTATTTATATAAATATGGTGAAACAATGAAGTATCTTCCAAAACTTTCTAAACGATTAGGTGGAGATTATTGTGAAATTATTCCCTTTGAAAATAGAAGTGCTTTAGTTTTTATTGCGGATGTGATGGGTCATGGTGCATCTTCCAATTATTTTGTTCCGATGATGAAAGGTATTTTGAAAACCTGTGTTTCTATGGGAGTTGTTGAGCCGAAAAATCTGATGAATCAAATGAACCAATTATTGATGAAAGAGTTGGATAAGGCGAATCTATTTATTACAGCACAGGCAGTTTATATCAATTTTGAAGATAATATGCTCTATATTACCAATGCAGGCCATACAGAACCTATTTTATTTAGTCAGAATGAAGATATGTTTTGGTATAGTTATATTGGGGAAAATAAAGGTCTTCCGTTAGGAATTGATTCTTCAGTGCAGTATACTCAAAACCAAATTTCAGCCGATGAGTATGATATGTTATTGTTATATACAGACGGAATTTTAGAAGCTACAAATATAGATGGAATTGAGTATGGTACGGATGGAATTATTGATTTTTGTAGAAAGAATAAAGGAAAAGGATATGAAAATTTTGTAGAGAGGTTATATGAAGATGTTTTGGAATATATTAGACATACAGATACCGTTCTCCAAGATGATACTATGTTGATAGGGGTGGAGTTAGGAACAATTCAAAAAGACAGTTAA
- a CDS encoding GIY-YIG nuclease family protein — translation MNKKISFFVYILRCKDNSLYTGYTINDIKKRVEQHNNGTGAKYTRSRRPVSLVYFEEFSSKSEALKREIEIKSYSKSKKELLVKR, via the coding sequence ATGAACAAAAAAATAAGTTTTTTCGTATATATTCTGAGATGTAAGGATAATTCACTGTATACCGGATACACTATAAATGATATTAAAAAACGAGTTGAACAACACAACAACGGAACTGGAGCAAAATATACACGCAGTAGACGACCGGTTTCTCTTGTTTATTTTGAAGAATTTTCATCAAAATCAGAAGCTTTAAAAAGAGAAATTGAAATAAAATCGTATTCAAAATCAAAAAAAGAACTTCTTGTAAAAAGATAA
- a CDS encoding type II toxin-antitoxin system PemK/MazF family toxin — protein MIMINTIVKRGDIFYADLSPVIGSEQGGVRPVLVVQNDIGNKYSPTVIVVAITSQINKAKLPTHLEISAKEFGLAKDSVVLLEQIRTLDKQRLKDKIGKCSPRFMEKVDKALYISLGLTDMRRR, from the coding sequence ATGATTATGATAAATACTATTGTAAAGAGAGGAGATATTTTTTATGCTGATCTCAGCCCCGTCATCGGTTCTGAACAGGGAGGAGTTCGACCGGTTCTTGTTGTTCAGAATGATATAGGGAATAAATATTCTCCTACAGTTATTGTTGTAGCAATTACTTCACAAATTAATAAGGCGAAATTACCAACGCATTTGGAGATTTCCGCAAAAGAGTTCGGATTGGCAAAGGATTCTGTAGTTTTATTAGAACAGATTCGTACTCTAGATAAACAGAGATTGAAAGATAAGATTGGGAAGTGTAGCCCCAGATTTATGGAAAAAGTAGATAAGGCGTTATACATCAGTTTAGGTTTGACAGATATGAGACGACGTTAG
- the alr gene encoding alanine racemase, which produces MRQYGATWAEINLDTLEQNYKNLKQLITHKTKVCCVLKANAYGHGSVEIAKLYENMGIDYIAVSNMDEALELRNAGIKLPITCLSFVPEYQYEELLKNNIDIPIYTLSQGIALNNIALKHQKVANVHIKIDSGMSRIGFLCNDMAIRDIKQLSRLDGLHFKGIFTHFARADERDKFHTQKQFYVFSKLIQSLEKQNITFDIRHCCNTAATICYPEYHLDMVRLGIALFGYYPSKEVSEKNVNIKPAMSLFSTISNLKVVEKGTGVSYGHKYIVQDDYEKIATIPIGYADGFSRALSNNCYVKIKGDKYPIVGNVCMDQSMIRLDISKEFNIGDKVVIYSDEQDMSVERLAKAMGTISYEVLCMMQRRIPRIFRRKGKVVKVVDYLRMR; this is translated from the coding sequence GTGAGACAATACGGAGCAACTTGGGCTGAGATTAATTTAGATACATTAGAACAAAATTATAAAAATTTGAAACAGTTAATTACTCATAAAACAAAAGTATGCTGTGTTCTGAAAGCAAATGCATATGGGCACGGAAGTGTTGAAATAGCAAAGTTGTATGAAAATATGGGGATTGACTATATTGCTGTATCTAATATGGATGAAGCATTAGAATTGAGAAACGCAGGAATTAAGTTACCTATTACTTGTTTGAGTTTTGTTCCTGAATATCAGTATGAAGAATTATTAAAGAACAATATAGATATACCTATATATACTTTAAGTCAAGGAATAGCTTTGAACAATATTGCTCTGAAGCATCAAAAAGTTGCAAATGTTCATATTAAAATAGATAGTGGCATGTCTAGAATAGGTTTTCTGTGTAATGATATGGCAATAAGAGATATCAAACAATTGAGTAGATTGGATGGATTGCATTTTAAGGGAATATTTACTCACTTTGCAAGAGCGGATGAACGTGATAAATTCCATACACAAAAACAATTTTATGTTTTTTCTAAATTAATTCAAAGTTTAGAAAAACAGAATATAACATTTGATATAAGACACTGTTGTAATACTGCTGCAACAATTTGTTATCCTGAATACCATTTGGATATGGTAAGACTCGGAATAGCTTTGTTTGGTTACTATCCATCAAAAGAGGTTTCTGAAAAAAATGTTAATATTAAGCCGGCGATGAGTTTATTTTCAACAATATCGAATTTAAAAGTAGTAGAAAAAGGAACCGGAGTTAGCTATGGGCATAAATATATTGTGCAGGATGATTATGAAAAAATTGCAACAATCCCAATCGGATATGCAGATGGGTTTAGTAGGGCGTTAAGCAATAATTGTTATGTTAAGATAAAAGGAGATAAGTATCCGATTGTTGGTAATGTTTGCATGGATCAAAGTATGATTCGTTTAGATATATCCAAAGAATTTAATATAGGAGATAAAGTGGTTATTTATTCAGATGAACAAGACATGAGTGTGGAGCGATTAGCAAAAGCTATGGGGACAATCTCTTATGAGGTTTTATGTATGATGCAACGAAGAATACCGAGGATTTTTCGTAGAAAAGGGAAAGTTGTTAAAGTAGTAGATTATTTAAGAATGAGATGA
- a CDS encoding methionine ABC transporter ATP-binding protein, whose amino-acid sequence MINLINISKNFHTKKNTVVALDNVNLHIEKGDIFGIIGYSGAGKSTLVRCINFLEVPSQGTVQIKGVDLSSLSQKELRKQRKNIGMIFQHFNLMNNINVFDNIAAPLKRDGMSKTQINERVNSLLKLVGLEEKSAAFPRQLSGGQKQRVAIARALSNNPEILLCDEATSALDPNTTKSILYLLKKIHKTTGITIVVITHQMEVVKQICNKVAVMESGKVVEEGSLIDIFANPQNNITKAFVSQTMHGDEFLEKMKDEKQTIYKLSFLGNTTHSPLISDVIQKYYISINILFGNIEKISNSMVGNLYVELFGDSEKIKQAIDYIKQTGTRIEVISHD is encoded by the coding sequence TTGATTAATTTAATAAATATTTCCAAAAATTTTCACACAAAAAAAAATACCGTAGTAGCTTTGGACAATGTAAATCTTCATATTGAAAAAGGTGATATATTTGGTATCATCGGATACAGCGGTGCCGGAAAGAGCACCTTAGTTAGATGTATTAATTTCTTAGAAGTTCCCTCACAAGGAACAGTACAAATCAAAGGTGTTGACTTATCTTCACTTTCCCAAAAAGAATTAAGAAAACAAAGAAAAAACATAGGTATGATTTTTCAACACTTTAATCTTATGAATAATATCAATGTATTTGACAACATAGCAGCCCCTTTGAAACGCGACGGAATGAGCAAAACCCAAATTAATGAACGAGTTAATTCCTTATTGAAGTTAGTTGGTTTGGAAGAAAAATCTGCCGCTTTTCCCCGACAACTGAGTGGTGGACAAAAACAGAGAGTTGCCATTGCAAGAGCATTAAGTAACAATCCGGAAATTTTATTATGTGATGAAGCCACATCAGCATTAGATCCTAACACAACAAAATCTATTCTGTATTTACTGAAAAAAATTCACAAAACTACCGGAATTACTATCGTCGTTATTACACACCAAATGGAGGTTGTAAAACAAATATGTAACAAAGTCGCTGTGATGGAAAGTGGAAAAGTTGTAGAGGAAGGTAGTTTGATTGACATTTTTGCAAATCCACAGAATAATATCACAAAAGCTTTTGTATCTCAAACAATGCACGGAGATGAATTTTTAGAAAAAATGAAAGATGAAAAACAAACGATATACAAACTGTCGTTTCTGGGAAATACGACTCACTCTCCATTAATATCCGATGTAATCCAAAAATATTACATCTCTATTAATATTTTATTTGGAAACATCGAAAAAATATCTAACTCTATGGTAGGTAATTTATATGTAGAACTATTTGGAGATTCAGAAAAAATAAAACAAGCGATTGATTATATTAAACAAACCGGAACAAGAATCGAGGTGATTTCTCATGATTAG
- a CDS encoding PTS transporter subunit IIC: MKEKNDAKENFLKKKGIEMSFQRYGIDVLGSMAMGLFASLLIGTILNTIGTKLHIPFLSEVIWPIAKDMTGPAIAVAIAMALKAPNLVIFSSVIVGFAGNKFGGPVGAWIATWISVELGKIVSKETKVDIIVTPAVTIVTGVWLGTFLGPAINAVMIRLGNMIMVATTLRPFWMGMIVSVVVGIVLTLPISSAALCMMLSLAGLAGGAATAGCSAQMIGFAVISFKENGWSGLLAQGIGTSMLQVPNILKNWKIWIPPTMAAAITGPISTMVFRMENIPIGSGMGTSGFVGQIGTVTAMMESGNSSMKIYGGILLIHFILPTVLSLLFYKMLKSVGWIKDGDLKLDL, translated from the coding sequence ATGAAAGAAAAAAACGATGCAAAAGAAAATTTTTTAAAGAAAAAAGGAATTGAAATGTCTTTTCAAAGATACGGAATTGATGTATTAGGTTCTATGGCGATGGGTTTATTTGCTTCTTTATTAATAGGAACTATTCTAAATACTATAGGTACTAAATTACATATTCCTTTTTTATCTGAAGTCATATGGCCTATAGCAAAAGATATGACAGGTCCCGCTATTGCAGTAGCGATTGCTATGGCATTGAAAGCTCCAAATCTGGTTATTTTTTCTTCAGTTATTGTAGGATTTGCAGGAAATAAGTTTGGAGGGCCGGTTGGCGCTTGGATTGCTACGTGGATTAGTGTAGAGTTAGGGAAAATAGTATCTAAAGAAACAAAAGTGGACATTATAGTTACTCCGGCAGTAACTATAGTTACCGGGGTATGGCTGGGAACTTTTTTAGGACCAGCGATTAACGCTGTTATGATTCGGTTGGGAAATATGATTATGGTTGCAACTACACTGAGACCATTTTGGATGGGCATGATTGTATCAGTTGTTGTAGGGATAGTTCTAACACTACCAATAAGCTCTGCAGCATTGTGTATGATGCTTTCTTTAGCAGGATTAGCCGGAGGAGCAGCGACCGCCGGATGTAGTGCACAAATGATTGGGTTCGCAGTAATTAGTTTTAAAGAAAATGGATGGAGCGGACTTTTGGCTCAAGGAATTGGGACTTCTATGCTACAAGTTCCAAATATATTAAAAAATTGGAAAATATGGATACCGCCTACAATGGCTGCAGCGATTACCGGTCCAATTTCAACCATGGTTTTTAGAATGGAAAACATTCCAATTGGTTCCGGGATGGGAACAAGCGGTTTTGTAGGACAAATAGGAACTGTTACTGCTATGATGGAATCAGGGAATTCCTCTATGAAAATTTATGGTGGAATTTTATTAATACACTTTATTCTGCCAACAGTATTAAGTCTATTGTTTTATAAGATGCTAAAGAGTGTGGGTTGGATTAAAGATGGAGATTTGAAGTTAGATTTATAA
- a CDS encoding TatD family hydrolase, which translates to MGLFDSHVHLDDSRFDGDREELISSLSEDDIDYVVNIGADLQTSKNSIELSEKYSFVYATVGVHPHEVKSMTEDDIDLLRELSTHDKVVAIGEIGLDYYYDNSPRELQKKWFIRQIELANECNLPIVIHSRDAAQDTYDILEQHNRSSRLLIHCFSQSLEMAKKYVNMGAFIALGGAITFKNAKHLLDVAKFIPMEHLLLETDCPYLTPEPFRGKRNDPSKVRFVAQKIAELKNIDFTEVVDRTNYNARMFYGI; encoded by the coding sequence ATGGGGCTATTCGATAGTCATGTACACTTAGATGATTCAAGGTTTGATGGAGATAGAGAAGAACTGATTTCTTCTTTGTCAGAAGATGATATTGATTACGTTGTTAATATCGGTGCTGATTTACAAACATCAAAAAACTCTATTGAATTATCTGAAAAATATTCTTTTGTATATGCTACAGTAGGCGTTCATCCGCATGAAGTGAAATCTATGACAGAAGATGATATTGATTTATTAAGAGAGTTGTCCACACACGATAAAGTAGTTGCTATTGGAGAAATAGGGTTAGATTATTATTATGATAATTCTCCAAGAGAATTACAAAAAAAATGGTTTATACGACAAATAGAGTTGGCAAATGAGTGTAATTTACCAATCGTGATTCATTCTAGAGATGCAGCGCAAGATACCTACGATATTCTTGAACAACACAATCGGTCTTCAAGACTTTTGATTCATTGTTTTTCTCAAAGTTTAGAGATGGCAAAAAAGTATGTTAATATGGGGGCTTTTATAGCATTAGGGGGAGCAATTACTTTTAAGAATGCGAAGCATTTACTGGATGTAGCAAAATTTATTCCTATGGAACATTTGTTGTTAGAGACTGATTGTCCGTATTTGACACCTGAACCATTCCGTGGCAAAAGAAACGATCCTTCCAAAGTTAGATTTGTGGCTCAAAAAATTGCCGAGTTAAAAAATATTGATTTTACGGAAGTAGTGGATAGAACTAATTATAACGCAAGGATGTTTTATGGCATTTAA
- the acpS gene encoding holo-ACP synthase, translated as MVKGVGVDIVSIKRMSNLCSKHPRTIDRLFTEKEKYYFKQKNNSIETIASFFAVKESVAKALGTGFVGFSMKDIEIFHDSYGKPYVTLYSNARMALEEKEISYVHISISHERDNAIAFCVME; from the coding sequence ATGGTTAAAGGAGTAGGGGTAGATATTGTTTCTATAAAAAGGATGTCGAACCTATGTAGCAAGCATCCTAGGACTATAGATAGGTTGTTTACAGAAAAAGAAAAATATTATTTCAAGCAAAAAAACAATTCCATAGAAACGATTGCTTCTTTTTTCGCTGTGAAAGAATCTGTAGCTAAGGCGTTAGGAACGGGATTTGTAGGATTTTCTATGAAGGATATAGAAATTTTTCATGATTCTTATGGGAAACCTTATGTTACTTTGTATTCTAATGCCAGGATGGCATTGGAAGAAAAAGAAATATCTTATGTACATATATCTATTTCTCATGAAAGAGACAATGCAATTGCTTTTTGTGTTATGGAATAG
- the ctlX gene encoding citrulline utilization hydrolase CtlX yields MKHSTSSIVMVRPVAFQFNAETAVNNVYQNNDNRDVNEVQKKALEEFDNLVKELENRGITVHVLQDTLTPATPDSIFPNNWFSTHEGGLMVVYPMFAENRQAEIAKFRATVEKIAEESQKDEPFFTIIDYSKNRERNQILEGTGSIVIDRKNKVAYCTLSPRADKEMFDKWCKETGHTGVTFVSYQEGKPIYHTNIVMGIGEKTALVGLDAIDEKDRARVRESLEAGGNEIIELTMDQLKACAGNTLELKGKDGNFIAISKMAYDSLTKEQVEKIEKTTPILVADINTIEFYGGGSVRCMMAEVF; encoded by the coding sequence ATGAAACACTCTACATCATCTATTGTTATGGTTAGACCTGTAGCATTTCAATTTAATGCAGAAACTGCAGTAAACAATGTTTATCAAAATAATGATAACAGAGATGTTAACGAAGTACAAAAAAAAGCATTGGAAGAATTTGATAATCTTGTAAAAGAACTTGAAAATCGTGGTATTACTGTTCACGTTCTTCAAGACACATTAACTCCTGCCACACCGGATTCCATTTTCCCAAACAACTGGTTCTCAACACACGAAGGTGGTTTGATGGTAGTATATCCTATGTTTGCTGAAAATAGACAAGCAGAAATTGCAAAATTCCGTGCAACTGTAGAAAAGATTGCTGAAGAAAGTCAAAAAGATGAACCTTTCTTTACTATCATTGACTATTCTAAAAACAGAGAAAGAAATCAAATTCTAGAAGGAACCGGATCTATTGTAATTGATAGAAAAAACAAGGTAGCATACTGTACTCTAAGTCCTCGTGCAGACAAAGAAATGTTTGACAAATGGTGTAAAGAAACGGGACATACAGGAGTAACATTCGTTTCTTACCAAGAAGGAAAACCAATTTACCATACTAACATCGTTATGGGAATCGGAGAAAAAACTGCGTTGGTTGGTCTTGATGCAATTGATGAAAAAGATAGAGCTCGTGTTCGTGAGTCATTAGAAGCAGGTGGAAACGAAATCATTGAACTAACAATGGATCAATTAAAAGCTTGTGCAGGAAATACCTTAGAATTAAAAGGAAAAGATGGAAACTTTATCGCTATCAGTAAAATGGCATATGATTCATTAACAAAAGAACAGGTAGAAAAAATAGAAAAAACAACACCTATTCTTGTAGCTGACATCAACACTATTGAATTCTATGGAGGCGGAAGTGTTAGATGTATGATGGCTGAAGTGTTTTAA
- the metG gene encoding methionine--tRNA ligase → MSKKTFYVTTPIYYPSGRLHIGHTYTTVAADAISRYKRFAGFDVRFLTGTDEHGEKIQKKAREMGLEPIIYLDNMISDIKKLWNVMEISYDDFIRTTESRHEERVQKIFQKLYDQGDIYLGEYEGHYCVECEAFWTESQLEDNKCPDCHREVESKKEQSYFFRLSKYQDRLIEYYEQHPDFCFPESRKNEMLNNFLKKGLEDLSVSRTSFDWGVKVPFDERHVIYVWIDALCNYITALGYPDNTKEMQAYWPANMQIVGKEIMRFHTIIWPALLMALDLPLPQKVYGHGWILFSDDKMSKSKGNVVYPEPIIERYGIDALKYFLLREFVFGQDGNYTNRGFLTRINSDLVNDLGNLLSRTVSMVEKYTDGIVMEYNASTEFDESLETIINELFEKFDEAMENMQFNEAFEELWKLVRRANKYIDETMPWKLAKDDTKQEELRSVLYHLIETLRVVAVFLRPMLTITSDKILEQINIPVEEATLDSVKVFGGYPFETKVKRGENLFPRLDIEKELQEMELLFVDKKEESTSTPHKDEITIEDFDKIELRVAKVLECEQHPKADKLLVFKLKVGSEERQIVSGIAKFYKPEDLIGKKLVVVLNLKPVKLRGVVSEGMILSAATEDDTSLVTISAEGIIDGVEVR, encoded by the coding sequence TTGAGTAAAAAAACTTTTTATGTAACAACACCAATCTATTATCCAAGTGGAAGACTTCATATTGGACACACTTACACCACTGTAGCTGCAGATGCTATTTCCAGATATAAACGTTTTGCAGGATTTGATGTTCGTTTCTTGACAGGAACTGATGAACATGGAGAAAAAATTCAAAAGAAGGCAAGAGAAATGGGATTAGAGCCGATTATATATTTAGATAATATGATTTCCGATATAAAAAAACTATGGAATGTTATGGAAATTTCTTATGATGATTTTATTCGTACAACAGAATCAAGACATGAGGAACGCGTTCAAAAAATATTCCAAAAATTATATGATCAAGGAGACATTTATTTAGGAGAATATGAAGGGCATTATTGTGTGGAATGTGAAGCTTTTTGGACAGAATCTCAACTGGAAGACAATAAGTGTCCGGATTGTCACAGAGAGGTGGAATCCAAAAAGGAACAGTCTTATTTTTTTAGATTGTCCAAATATCAAGATCGTTTGATAGAGTACTATGAACAACACCCGGATTTTTGCTTTCCGGAAAGTCGAAAAAATGAAATGCTAAATAATTTTTTGAAAAAAGGATTAGAAGATTTGTCTGTATCCAGAACCTCGTTTGATTGGGGAGTAAAGGTTCCTTTTGACGAGAGACATGTAATTTATGTATGGATTGATGCATTGTGTAACTATATTACAGCTTTGGGATATCCTGATAATACAAAAGAGATGCAAGCATATTGGCCTGCAAATATGCAAATTGTCGGTAAGGAAATTATGAGGTTTCATACCATTATTTGGCCGGCTTTATTGATGGCTTTGGATTTGCCACTTCCTCAAAAGGTTTATGGGCATGGATGGATTTTGTTTTCTGATGATAAAATGAGCAAATCAAAAGGAAATGTGGTATATCCTGAACCAATCATTGAACGTTATGGAATTGATGCATTAAAATACTTTTTACTGAGAGAATTTGTGTTTGGACAGGATGGAAACTATACCAATAGAGGATTTCTTACAAGAATAAATTCAGATTTAGTAAATGACTTGGGGAACTTATTATCCAGAACAGTTTCTATGGTTGAAAAATATACTGATGGAATAGTAATGGAATATAATGCTTCAACAGAATTTGATGAGAGTTTAGAAACAATTATTAATGAATTGTTCGAAAAATTTGATGAAGCTATGGAAAATATGCAGTTTAATGAAGCTTTTGAAGAGTTGTGGAAATTAGTTCGTCGAGCAAATAAATATATTGATGAAACAATGCCTTGGAAATTAGCAAAAGACGATACCAAACAAGAAGAGTTACGCTCAGTACTATATCATTTGATAGAAACTCTGAGAGTTGTAGCAGTGTTTTTGAGACCTATGCTAACAATTACTTCCGATAAAATACTGGAACAAATCAATATTCCGGTAGAAGAGGCTACGTTGGATAGTGTAAAAGTGTTTGGTGGATATCCATTTGAGACTAAGGTAAAAAGGGGAGAAAACTTATTCCCGCGATTAGATATCGAAAAAGAATTGCAAGAGATGGAACTTCTATTTGTGGATAAAAAAGAAGAAAGCACTTCTACACCTCATAAAGATGAAATTACGATTGAGGATTTTGATAAAATTGAACTTAGGGTAGCGAAAGTTTTAGAGTGTGAACAACATCCAAAAGCAGATAAATTATTAGTATTTAAATTAAAGGTGGGTAGTGAAGAACGACAAATAGTCAGTGGTATTGCAAAATTTTATAAGCCTGAAGACTTGATTGGTAAAAAACTTGTTGTTGTTTTGAATTTAAAACCTGTCAAACTAAGAGGTGTTGTATCAGAAGGAATGATTTTGTCAGCAGCTACAGAGGATGATACATCATTGGTTACAATTTCTGCAGAAGGGATTATTGATGGAGTAGAGGTGAGATAA